From one Triticum urartu cultivar G1812 chromosome 3, Tu2.1, whole genome shotgun sequence genomic stretch:
- the LOC125544508 gene encoding LEAF RUST 10 DISEASE-RESISTANCE LOCUS RECEPTOR-LIKE PROTEIN KINASE-like 1.2 yields MYHLLLLVLLPFATADAHAAAFCSNATCGGQSITYPFWLANSGPNCGYPGLGVSCNDNAPIIDVQFHQYRVLRIDYANRAVSLADVDAWNTTCPRLSFSLSVDPRSSLQLTPSNSNLTLLYNCKAGVPRPSAVKLDGCPEQSMAWYVLPDDDGVTGDARAYGCEEAVTTPVLTSPRRPANPSLREVLSGGFEMRYDDRSERCGACEQSGGRCRYGRIEEHGGTGFACVCDDGANKLRCGDARSLRWKRQKLYKIASTSSVVLIFFACLLVYKKYNSVVSGSRLQCSFHEPVEVSLSLLTSHTGSGSSRGDAELRRDGGDLLR; encoded by the exons ATGTaccatctcctcctcctcgtcctgcTCCCCTTCGCCACAGCCGACGCCCACGCcgccgctttctgcagcaacgccaCCTGCGGCGGCCAGAGCATCACCTACCCGTTCTGGCTCGCCAACTCCGGTCCCAACTGCGGCTACCCGGGCCTGGGCGTCTCCTGCAACGACAACGCCCCGATCATCGACGTCCAGTTCCACCAGTACAGGGTCCTGCGCATCGACTACGCCAACCGCGCCGTCTCCCTCGCCGACGTGGACGCCTGGAACACGACCTGCCCGCGGCTCAGCTTCAGCCTCTCCGTCGACCCGCGCTCGTCGCTGCAGCTCACGCCCTCCAACTCCAACCTCACCCTCCTCTACAACTGCAAGGCCGGCGTCCCCCGGCCCTCCGCTGTGAAACTCGACGGGTGCCCGGAACAGAGCATGGCCTGGTACGTGCTCCCTGATGACGACGGGGTCACGGGCGACGCGCGCGCGTACGGGTGCGAGGAGGCGGTGACGACGCCGGTGCTGACGAGCCCGCGTCGTCCGGCGAACCCGTCGCTCCGTGAGGTGCTCAGCGGCGGGTTCGAGATGCGTTACGACGATCGGTCCGAGCGGTGCGGCGCATGCGAGCAGTCCGGCGGACGGTGCCGATACGGGCGCATCGAGGAGCACGGCGGGACGGGGTTCGCGTGCGTCTGCGACGACGGCGCGAACAAGCTCCGGTGCG GGGATGCCCGCTCTTTACGCTGGAAGAGACAAAAATTGT ATAAAATAGCAAGCACATCGAGCGTAGTTCTGATATTCTTTGCATGTTTGTTGGTCTATAAGAAATACAATTCTGTAGTTTCGGGGAGTCGTCTTCAATGCTCCTTCCATGAACCTGTTGAGGTTTCCTTGAGTCTTTTGACAAGTCACACCGGATCTGGCTCATCTAGAGGTGATGCAGAGTTACGACGAGACGGCGGTGATCTTCTCCGGTGA